The proteins below are encoded in one region of Ciconia boyciana chromosome 19, ASM3463844v1, whole genome shotgun sequence:
- the LOC140661470 gene encoding lysophosphatidic acid receptor 6-like, with translation MADISWTEGVSNETVVNTSSEFTLEADFQYSLFTVIYSIVFVLGLIENVSALYLLSCKVKHISHSYVYMINLALVDTLFVCVLPFKIHYHLNRNNWIFGDMACRITGTLYYINIYLSIAFFTCICVDRYIAVLHPFTYIQIKVIHYVMVVTVLWVVAVSVMVPLILGGPVHNSGARNTTACFENFATSSWTYRMAPYNILALVFGFVIPFSIILISYPLIAKRISQIKHSIRKRKALSTICIILVISTLCFLPYHLTHLLHFLMRIQVIQNELFTNLIYKMRRVTLALVSFNCCLNPLLYYFNSSGKQWHFNFKLRFRSKMVYTICDQKFGEESYVYKLQQRRGSKHRGGIN, from the coding sequence CAATGAGACGGTTGTCAACACCAGTTCAGAATTCACCTTGGAAGCAGACTTCCAGTATTCCTTGTTTACTGTCATCTACAGCATTGTCTTCGTGCTGGGACTGATAGAAAACGTCTCGGCTCTGTACCTCCTGTCCTGCAAAGTAAAGCACATTTCTCATTCCTATGTATACATGATTAATCTAGCTCTGGTAGACaccttgtttgtttgtgtgttgccttttaaaattcattaccACCTGAATCGGAACAATTGGATCTTTGGTGACATGGCTTGTAGGATAACTGGGACTCTGTACTATATCAACATCTATCTAAGCATTGCCTTTTTCACCTGCATTTGCGTTGATCGTTACATTGCAGTGTTGCACCCCTTCACGTACATCCAGATCAAAGTCATCCATTATGTGATGGTGGTCACAGTCCTTTGGGTGGTCGCTGTAAGTGTCATGGTTCCACTTATCCTTGGAGGTCCCGTCCACAACAGTGGTGCGAGGAACACAACAGCGTGTTTTGAGAACTTTGCTACGAGTAGCTGGACTTACCGCATGGCACCTTACAACATCCTGGCCttagtttttggttttgtgatcCCATTTTCCATCATTCTGATCAGCTACCCTCTCATTGCTAAGAGGATCTCCCAGATCAAGCACAGCATTCGCAAGAGGAAGGCCCTGAGCACTATCTGCATCATCTTGGTCATTTCTACTTTGTGCTTTCTCCCCTATCATCTCACTCACTTGCTCCACTTTTTAATGAGAATCCAGGTAATCCAGAATGAGTTATTTACCAACTTGATCTACAAAATGCGAAGGGTCACCTTAGCCCTCGTGAGTTTCAACTGTTGCCTTAACCCGCTCTTGTACTACTTCAACTCTTCCGGCAAGCAATGGCACTTCAACTTCAAGCTCAGATTCAGGTCTAAAATGGTGTACACGATCTGTGACCAGAAATTCGGGGAGGAGTCCTACGTTTATAAACTACAACAGAGACGTGGAAGTAAACACAGAGGTGGAATCAACTGA